Below is a genomic region from Alphaproteobacteria bacterium.
GTGAAATTTATACTTCTCTGTTGTTATTTAAGCGGAAGATCTAAGAACACCTTGTGCTGCTGTCTTTTTTGATGTCTTCTGTTCTGGAATATCTGCATTGAATGTTATTTCGCAGTGTGCTGGTTGAAAATTTCGAACAGCCACCAAATACAAACAGGTAAAGAAACAAAGGACGCCAGCAATTCCAGGAAACCCAAAATACTGCCCCACAAAAAAACATCCAAACGACGTTAAAGGATACATAATCATTCGTGATAAGGCATAAGCCAAAGATGCTGATGTATAACGTCCAATAATGGGGAATGATCGAATTAAAAGCGCATCTGCCGGAACCGAACTTGGTCCAAAAATAACAAGCAACATTTGGATCATAAAAATATGTAGTGGACTTGTTGACCAGCTCGCCAGAAAAGGCAAAACCAGACCAACGCACAAAAATATCGATCCCCTGAATTTAAGAACTTTAAATGGGTAAAATCTTAACGCTGAGCGCGCCCACAAAAAAGTGAAAATCGCATCAATAATGGCAACATAAAGATTTTGGCGAATGATCTGATAACTATCAAGCCCATATTGTGATCCGAGAATACCCCCTAAATAAATAAATGTTAAGTAAAAACACATTGGTCCAATGCAATCAATCCCAACATAACACAACAAATTTTTACGATAATTTTTGGGAGCTATGATTGATGGAGCATTTTTGTCTTTGTTTCGTTCCCGTCGGCCTTTCAAAAACTCTGGCGTTTCCCTTAAATAGTTGCGCGCAATAGACCCAACAAGAGCAATGGCTGATCCGAAATAAAAAGCTGTTCGCCACCCATTAACTGGATTTAAAAAAGTCAATAAATTGGCAATTAACAAAGCAAAAACACCACCAAGGCTTGCCGAAACAATGACCATGCTTGTATAAAAATAAGACCTGGGGGGTTTCGTTATTTCGCTAATGTACACTTGGGCCCCAATGAATTCCCCAACAGAAGAAAATCCCTGCAACATACGACAGATAATCAATATAATCGATGATGCGATTCCAATCTCAGCATATCCTGGCAGAGAAGCAATCGTAAAAGAACACAATGACATCAGAAGAGTGGTGATAACGACCGTCGATTTTCGGCCATAGTGATCGCCAAGATACCCAAAAAACAAAGCTCCCAACGGTCTTAAAACATAGGTCGATGAGAACGTAAGGGTCGCCAAAAGAGAGGCCGTATAAGGATCGGAATCCATAAAAAATATTTTATTAAGGATAACGGCCATATG
It encodes:
- a CDS encoding MFS transporter gives rise to the protein MHDARLKKSLALIQLGTFLEYFDLVLYIHMAVILNKIFFMDSDPYTASLLATLTFSSTYVLRPLGALFFGYLGDHYGRKSTVVITTLLMSLCSFTIASLPGYAEIGIASSIILIICRMLQGFSSVGEFIGAQVYISEITKPPRSYFYTSMVIVSASLGGVFALLIANLLTFLNPVNGWRTAFYFGSAIALVGSIARNYLRETPEFLKGRRERNKDKNAPSIIAPKNYRKNLLCYVGIDCIGPMCFYLTFIYLGGILGSQYGLDSYQIIRQNLYVAIIDAIFTFLWARSALRFYPFKVLKFRGSIFLCVGLVLPFLASWSTSPLHIFMIQMLLVIFGPSSVPADALLIRSFPIIGRYTSASLAYALSRMIMYPLTSFGCFFVGQYFGFPGIAGVLCFFTCLYLVAVRNFQPAHCEITFNADIPEQKTSKKTAAQGVLRSSA